A region from the Pempheris klunzingeri isolate RE-2024b chromosome 17, fPemKlu1.hap1, whole genome shotgun sequence genome encodes:
- the ilf3b gene encoding interleukin enhancer-binding factor 3 homolog isoform X1 gives MPPPMRHRSMRVFMNDDRHVMAKHSVIYPTQEELESVQNMVSHTERALKSVSDWLDKQEKGSSKSESDGTDTDKESEHKDQATRSLRGVMRVGLVAKGLLLKGDLDLELVLLCKDKPTSTLLKKVSENLVTQLKATEDKYVVTQHIREASIVIKNTKEPPLTLTIHLTSPLVREEIERAAAGESLSVNDPPDVLDRQKCLTALASLRHAKWFQARANGLRSCVIVIRILRDLCARVPTWAPLRGWPLELICEKAIGTGNRPMGAGEALRRVLECLASGILMADGAGISDPCEKEATDAIGHLDHQQREDITASAQHALRLSAFGQLHKVLGMDPLPSKMPKKPRSETPIDYTVQIPPSTAYAPPMKRPIEEEEGTDDKSPNKKKKKLQKKSPEEKAEPPQAMNALMRLNQLKPGLQYKLISQTGPVHVPVFTMAVEVDGQTYEASGPSKRTAKLHVAVKVLQDMGLPTGVELKTAEPVKSEEAVVAASVEELRPVVTPVETTTAATGAANADTTEAVETARQQGPILTKHGKNPVMELNEKRRGLKYELISETGGSHDKRFVMEVEIDGQKFQGTGSNKKVAKAYAALAALERLFPEGSMAEAAKKKKGPPMHTPGFGMMGAPGVGDAAAPRGRGRGGRGRGRGRGFNNGGGYGQGGGFGTYGYGNNANSGYNYYNNGGTNGGAGASSSPSGGPPASTAPGSAQASYGSYYQNEGAYTATSTAKNPKKKPPMHKGGKSPFPGPPGANTGSAGGYQSSSPSGQGSYNQYGQGYGQGKKNFNQNQGGVGGYSYSTAYPSQVTGGAGGSQDYSYEGFNNQSNYNAQGGGGGNNNQGFGTNHTQYHNPVGYGRGDGGMNYQYR, from the exons ATG CCGCCCCCAATGCGCCACCGCTCCATGCGCGTCTTCATGAATGATGACCGCCACGTCATGGCCAAACACTCTGTCATCTACCCGACTCAGGAGGAACTGGAAAGTGTACAGAACATGGTATCCCACACGGAGCGGGCCCTTAAGTCTGTCTCAGACTGGCTGGATAAGCAGGAGAAGGGAAGCTCCAAGTCGGAGTCTGATGGCACAGACACTGATAAGGAAAG TGAGCACAAAGATCAGGCCACCCGCTCACTGCGCGGCGTAATGAGGGTGGGCCTGGTTGCCAAAGGCCTGTTATTGAAGGGGGACCTGGACCTGGAGCTGGTGCTCCTCTGTAAGGACAAACCTACCAGCACTCTGCTGAAGAAAGTGTCTGAAAACCTTGTTACACAGCTCAAG GCGACAGAAGACAAGTATGTGGTGACGCAGCACATCCGTGAGGCCAGTATTGTCATCAAGAACACCAAGGAGCCCCCTCTCACCCTCACCATTCACCTGACATCCCCTTTGGTTCGTGAGGAGATAGAgagggctgctgctggag AATCGCTTTCAGTCAACGATCCCCCGGATGTTCTGGACAGGCAGAAATGCCTAACTGCCTTGGCGTCTCTCCGCCACGCTAAGTGGTTCCAG GCCAGAGCCAACGGGTTACGCTCCTGTGTTATCGTCATCAGAATCCTAAGGGACCTGTGTGCCCGCGTCCCCACATGGGCCCCGCTTCGTGGCTGG CCACTGGAGCTTATCTGTGAGAAAGCCATTGGCACAGGGAACCGGCCCATGGGGGCAGGAGAAGCTCTGCGGAGAGTATTAGAGTGTCTGGCTTCAGGAATCCTCATGGCAG ATGGTGCCGGAATCTCTGATCCATGTGAAAAGGAGGCGACAGATGCTATTGGTCACTTGGACCACCAGCAGAGAGAAGACATTACAGCAAGTGCACAA CATGCCTTAAGGCTGTCAGCTTTCGGACAGCTTCACAAAGTGCTCGGAATGGATCCCCTTCCTTCAAAGATGCCCAAGAAACCTCGTAGTGAGACTCCTATTGATTACACAG TGCAAATCCCACCCAGTACGGCTTACGCACCACCAATGAAAAGGCCCattgaggaagaagagggaacTGATGACAAGAGtccaaataaaaagaagaaaaagctgcagaaGAAAT CTCCGGAGGAGAAGGCTGAGCCTCCCCAGGCTATGAACGCTCTGATGAGGCTCAACCAGCTGAAGCCGGGCCTCCAGTACAAACTGATATCTCAGACTGGCCCTGTTCATGTTCCAGTCTTCACTATGGCTGTAGAAGTGGATGGCCAGACCTACGAGGCTTCTGGTCCATCCAAACGCACAGCCAAGCTGCATGTAGCTGTAAAG GTCCTCCAGGATATGGGTCTGCCCACAGGAGTGGAACTAAAGACTGCTGAGCCGGTTAAATCGGAGGAGGCGGTAGTCGCTGCCAGTGTGGAAGAATTGAGGCCAGTAGTAACGCCCGTTGAAACTACCACTGCTGCCACAGGAGCAGCCAATGCAGACACCACTGAAGCTGTAGAG ACTGCTCGTCAGCAGGGACCGATCCTGACTAAACACGGCAAGAACCCTGTGATGGAGCTGAATGAGAAGCGCCGTGGGCTGAAGTATGAGCTTATCTCAGAGACGGGCGGCAGCCACGATAAACGCTTTGTCATGGAGGTGGAAATTGATGGTCAGAAGTTTCAAGGGACAGGATCCAATAAGAAGGTGGCCAAGGCCTACGCTGCCTTGGCTGCTTTGGAGCGGCTCTTCCCTGAGGGCTCTATGGCTGAGGctgctaaaaagaaaaagggaccGCCCATG CACACTCCAGGCTTCGGCATGATGGGAGCTCCTGGAGTCGGAGACGCCGCTGCACCCaggggcagagggagaggaggacggGGTCGTGGAAGGGGCAGGGGCTTCAATAATGGAGGTGGCTACGGCCAAGGAG GTGGATTTGGAACATATGGTTACGGGAACAACGCTAACTCCGGATACA ATTACTACAACAATGGTGGTACAAATGGAGGAGCCGGGGCATCAAGCAGCCCATCAGGTGGCCCTCCAGCCAGCACAGCACCAGGATCAGCGCAAGCCTCCTACGGTTCATACTACCAGAATGAGGGAGCCTACACTGCCACTTCTACTGccaaaaaccccaaaaagaAACCCCCCATGCACAAGGGAGGGAAGTCACCCTTTCCAGGTCCCCCAGGGGCGAACACTGGATCTGCAGGGGGGTACCAGTCCAGCAGCCCCTCAGGGCAGGGCTCCTATAACCAGTATGGCCAGGGCTATGGTCAGGGAAAGAAGAACTTCAACCAGAACCAGGGGGGGGTAGGTGGATACTCCTACAGCACTGCCTATCCAAGCCAGGTGACGGGGGGTGCTGGAGGTAGCCAAGACTACAGTTATGAAG GTTTCAACAACCAGTCCAATTACAACGCACAGGGAGGAGGCGGCGGCAACAACAACCAGGGCTTTGGCACGAACCACACTCAGTACCACAACCCAGTGGGCTACGGCAGGGGAGACGGCGGCATGAATTACCAGTACAGATAG
- the gcdhb gene encoding glutaryl-CoA dehydrogenase b, whose amino-acid sequence MALRGAASRLLVIPRRCAIISASRAQGTAAPARWDAEKTQQKTKAPKVQFNWQDALDLESQLTEDEIMIRDSFRTYCQEKLMPRILMANRNEVFHREIVSEMGEMGVLGSTINGYGCAGTSYVAYGLIAREVERVDSGYRSVMSVQSSLVMHPINAYGTEEQKQKYLPMLARGEILGCFGLTEPNHGSDPSSMETRAKYNPSSRTYTLSGSKTWITNSPVADIAVVWAKCDDGKVRGFILERGMKGLSTPKIEGKFSLRASVTGMIVMDDVEVPEENLLPKASGLGGPFGCLNNARYGIAWGALGAAEFCFHAARQYTLDRIQFGVPLARNQLMQKKMADMLTEITIGLQSCLQLGRLIDEKRAAPDMISMLKRNSCGKALDIARQARDMLGGNGIADEYHIIRHVMNLETVNTYEGTHDIHALILGRAITGLQSFTVDK is encoded by the exons ATGGCATTGAGAGGTGCTGCGAGCCGTCTCTTGGTCATCCCTCGGAGATGTGCCATCATCTCAGCTTCCAGAGCGCAGGGCACTGCAGCACCTGCCAGATGGG ATGCAGAGAAGACTCAGCAAAAGACTAAAGCAC CTAAGGTCCAGTTTAACTGGCAGGATGCCCTGGACCTGGAAAGCCAGCTAACGGAGGATGAGATCATGATCAGAGACTCCTTCCGGACCTACTGCCAAGAGAAACTCATGCCCCGCATCCTTATGGCAAACAGAAATGAAG tgttcCACAGAGAAATCGTGTCAGAGATGGGGGAGATGGGCGTCCTGGGATCAACCATTAATG GTTACGGCTGTGCCGGGACAAGTTATGTGGCCTATGGTTTGATTGCCAGGGAAGTAGAGAGAGTGGACAGCGGCTATCGCTCAGTCATGAGTGTGCAGTCATCCCTGGTCATGCACCCCATTAATGCCTAcggcacagaggagcagaaacagaagtaCCTCCCCATGTTGG CTCGAGGAGAGATCCTGGGTTGCTTTGGCTTGACGGAGCCTAACCACGGCAGCGACCCCAGCAGCATGGAAACCAGAGCCAAATACAATCCCTCCAGTCGCACCTACACTCTCAGCGGCTCAAAGACCTG GATCACCAACTCCCCAGTGGCAGATATTGCTGTAGTCTGGGCCAAATGTGATGATGGGAAAGTCCGCGGCTTCATCTTAGAGCGTGGCATGAAGGGCCTCTCGACACCTAAGATCGAGGGAAAGTTCTCCCTGAGAGCCTCCGTCACTGGTATGATCGTCATGGACGATGTGGAGGTTCCTGAGGAGAACCTGCTGCCTAAGGCCTCCGGGCTCGGG GGTCCTTTTGGCTGCTTGAACAACGCTCGTTATGGAATTGCCTGGGGTGCTCTGGGTGCTGCGGAGTTCTGTTTCCATGCAGCTCGACAGTACACTCTTGACAG AATCCAGTTCGGCGTTCCACTGGCAAGGAATCAGCTGATGCAGAAGAAAATGGCCGACATGTTGACAGAGATCACAATCGGCCTACAGTCCTGTCTGCAGCTGGGAAGACTTATCGATGAAAAAAG AGCAGCCCCAGACATGATATCCATGCTGAAGAGGAACAGCTGTGGTAAAGCCCTTGACATCGCCAGGCAGGCCAGAGACATGCTGGGAGGAAACGGCATCGCAGATGAGTACCACATCATCCGCCACGTCATGAACCTGGAGACTGTCAACACATATGAAG GTACCCATGATATCCACGCCCTGATCCTGGGCAGAGCCATCACAGGACTGCAGTCCTTCACTGTGGACAAATAG
- the farsa gene encoding phenylalanine--tRNA ligase alpha subunit: MADTGVVETLLRRIEKADGGVDSLEVANSLGLDHQVIVGAVKSLQALGDIISAELRSSKHWELTEEGTEIAEQGSHEARVFSSIPLEGLAQSELMKLSFGKIGFSKAMSNKWIRVDKTQEGGPRIFRTVESIDDQVREKLLLAKKGDTTQLEEKEKNELKKRKLLSEVTVKSYWIAKGNSFSTTVTKQETELTPEMIANGSWKEKKFKPYNFEALGVAPDCGHLHPLMKVRTQFRQIFLEMGFTEMPTNNFIESSFWNFDALFQPQQHPARDQHDTFFLSDPALAHEFPQDYLERVKQVHSEGGFGSQGYKCDWKIEEAQKNILRTHTTAVSARMLYKLAQQEKFTPVKYFSIDRVFRNETLDATHLAEFHQIEGVVADYGLTLGDLMGILHQFFTKLGITKLRFKPAYNPYTEPSMEVFSYHEGLKKWVEVGNSGVFRPEMLLPMGLPEDVSVIAWGLSLERPTMIKYGINNIRELVGHKVNLQMVYDSPICRLES; the protein is encoded by the exons ATGGCGGACACCGGGGTGGTGGAGACGCTCCTACGGCGGATTGAGAAGGCGGACGGCGGCGTGGACAGCCTAGAAGTGGCGAACAGTCTCGGGTTGGACCACCAGGTCATCGTCGGAGCCGTGAAGAGTCTGCAGGCCCTCGGCGAC ATAATCTCCGCCGAGCTTCGCTCCTCCAAGCACTGGGAGCTGACGGAGGAGGGCACGGAGATAGCCGAGCAGGGCAGCCATGAAGCCCGGGTGTTCAGCTCCATCCCGCTGGAGGGTCTGGCACAGAGCGAGCTCATG AAATTGTCTTTTGGAAAGATCGGCTTCAGCAAGGCCATGTCCAACAAGTGGATCAGAGTGGACAAGACACAGGAGGGCGGCCCGAGGATATTCAGGACC GTGGAGAGCATTGACGATCAggtcagagagaagctgctcctGGCAAAGAAAGGCGACACGactcagctggaggagaaagagaagaatgaGCTGAAGAAGAGAAAGCTGCTCTCTGAAGT GACCGTGAAGTCTTACTGGATTGCTAAGGGCAACTCCTTCAGCACCACCGTCACCAAACAGGAGACCGAGCTCACCCCTGAGATGATTGCCAA TGGCagctggaaagagaaaaaatttAAGCCCTACAACTTTGAGGCCCTGGGTGTGGCCCCAGACTGTGGCCACCTGCACCCGCTGATGAAGGTGCGAACACAGTTTAGGCAGATCTTCCTGGAGATGGG CTTCACAGAGATGCCAACCAACAACTTCATAGAGAGCTCCTTCTGGAACTTTGACGCCCTgttccagccccagcagcaccCAGCCAGAGACCAGCACGACACCTTCTTCCtgtccg ACCCAGCACTTGCCCACGAGTTCCCCCAGGACTACCTGGAGAGGGTCAAGCAGGTCCATTCAGAGGGAGGCTTCGGTTCACAAGG ATACAAGTGTGACTGGAAGATTGAGGAGGCTCAGAAGAACATCCTCCGCACTCACACCACAGCAGTCAGTGCACGCATGCTGTATAAACTGGCACAACAG GAGAAGTTCACCCCCGTCAAGTATTTCTCCATTGACCGGGTGTTCAGGAACGAGACCTTAGATGCCACCCATCTGGCCGAGTTCCACCAGATAGAGGGCGTGGTGGCCGACTACGGACTCACACTGGGCGACCTCATGGGCATCCTGCATCAGTTCTTCACCAAACTAG GAATCACAAAACTGCGCTTCAAGCCTGCCTACAACCCATACACAGAGCCCAGCATGGAGGTGTTCAGCTACCATGAAG GGCTAAAGAAGTGGGTGGAAGTGGGAAACTCGGGGGTCTTCAGACCAGAGATGCTGCTGCCCATGGGCCTTCCTGAGGATGTGTCGGTAATAGCCTGGGGGCTGTCTCTGGAAAG GCCCACCATGATTAAATACGGCATCAACAACATCAGAGAGCTGGTGGGACACAAGGTGAACCTGCAGATGGTCTACGACAGCCCCATATGTCGACTGGAGTCCTGA
- the ilf3b gene encoding interleukin enhancer-binding factor 3 homolog isoform X2, translating into MPPPMRHRSMRVFMNDDRHVMAKHSVIYPTQEELESVQNMVSHTERALKSVSDWLDKQEKGSSKSESDGTDTDKESEHKDQATRSLRGVMRVGLVAKGLLLKGDLDLELVLLCKDKPTSTLLKKVSENLVTQLKATEDKYVVTQHIREASIVIKNTKEPPLTLTIHLTSPLVREEIERAAAGESLSVNDPPDVLDRQKCLTALASLRHAKWFQARANGLRSCVIVIRILRDLCARVPTWAPLRGWPLELICEKAIGTGNRPMGAGEALRRVLECLASGILMADGAGISDPCEKEATDAIGHLDHQQREDITASAQHALRLSAFGQLHKVLGMDPLPSKMPKKPRSETPIDYTVQIPPSTAYAPPMKRPIEEEEGTDDKSPNKKKKKLQKKSPEEKAEPPQAMNALMRLNQLKPGLQYKLISQTGPVHVPVFTMAVEVDGQTYEASGPSKRTAKLHVAVKVLQDMGLPTGVELKTAEPVKSEEAVVAASVEELRPVVTPVETTTAATGAANADTTEAVETARQQGPILTKHGKNPVMELNEKRRGLKYELISETGGSHDKRFVMEVEIDGQKFQGTGSNKKVAKAYAALAALERLFPEGSMAEAAKKKKGPPMHTPGFGMMGAPGVGDAAAPRGRGRGGRGRGRGRGFNNGGGYGQGGGFGTYGYGNNANSGYSDFVSDCYGYHEFAT; encoded by the exons ATG CCGCCCCCAATGCGCCACCGCTCCATGCGCGTCTTCATGAATGATGACCGCCACGTCATGGCCAAACACTCTGTCATCTACCCGACTCAGGAGGAACTGGAAAGTGTACAGAACATGGTATCCCACACGGAGCGGGCCCTTAAGTCTGTCTCAGACTGGCTGGATAAGCAGGAGAAGGGAAGCTCCAAGTCGGAGTCTGATGGCACAGACACTGATAAGGAAAG TGAGCACAAAGATCAGGCCACCCGCTCACTGCGCGGCGTAATGAGGGTGGGCCTGGTTGCCAAAGGCCTGTTATTGAAGGGGGACCTGGACCTGGAGCTGGTGCTCCTCTGTAAGGACAAACCTACCAGCACTCTGCTGAAGAAAGTGTCTGAAAACCTTGTTACACAGCTCAAG GCGACAGAAGACAAGTATGTGGTGACGCAGCACATCCGTGAGGCCAGTATTGTCATCAAGAACACCAAGGAGCCCCCTCTCACCCTCACCATTCACCTGACATCCCCTTTGGTTCGTGAGGAGATAGAgagggctgctgctggag AATCGCTTTCAGTCAACGATCCCCCGGATGTTCTGGACAGGCAGAAATGCCTAACTGCCTTGGCGTCTCTCCGCCACGCTAAGTGGTTCCAG GCCAGAGCCAACGGGTTACGCTCCTGTGTTATCGTCATCAGAATCCTAAGGGACCTGTGTGCCCGCGTCCCCACATGGGCCCCGCTTCGTGGCTGG CCACTGGAGCTTATCTGTGAGAAAGCCATTGGCACAGGGAACCGGCCCATGGGGGCAGGAGAAGCTCTGCGGAGAGTATTAGAGTGTCTGGCTTCAGGAATCCTCATGGCAG ATGGTGCCGGAATCTCTGATCCATGTGAAAAGGAGGCGACAGATGCTATTGGTCACTTGGACCACCAGCAGAGAGAAGACATTACAGCAAGTGCACAA CATGCCTTAAGGCTGTCAGCTTTCGGACAGCTTCACAAAGTGCTCGGAATGGATCCCCTTCCTTCAAAGATGCCCAAGAAACCTCGTAGTGAGACTCCTATTGATTACACAG TGCAAATCCCACCCAGTACGGCTTACGCACCACCAATGAAAAGGCCCattgaggaagaagagggaacTGATGACAAGAGtccaaataaaaagaagaaaaagctgcagaaGAAAT CTCCGGAGGAGAAGGCTGAGCCTCCCCAGGCTATGAACGCTCTGATGAGGCTCAACCAGCTGAAGCCGGGCCTCCAGTACAAACTGATATCTCAGACTGGCCCTGTTCATGTTCCAGTCTTCACTATGGCTGTAGAAGTGGATGGCCAGACCTACGAGGCTTCTGGTCCATCCAAACGCACAGCCAAGCTGCATGTAGCTGTAAAG GTCCTCCAGGATATGGGTCTGCCCACAGGAGTGGAACTAAAGACTGCTGAGCCGGTTAAATCGGAGGAGGCGGTAGTCGCTGCCAGTGTGGAAGAATTGAGGCCAGTAGTAACGCCCGTTGAAACTACCACTGCTGCCACAGGAGCAGCCAATGCAGACACCACTGAAGCTGTAGAG ACTGCTCGTCAGCAGGGACCGATCCTGACTAAACACGGCAAGAACCCTGTGATGGAGCTGAATGAGAAGCGCCGTGGGCTGAAGTATGAGCTTATCTCAGAGACGGGCGGCAGCCACGATAAACGCTTTGTCATGGAGGTGGAAATTGATGGTCAGAAGTTTCAAGGGACAGGATCCAATAAGAAGGTGGCCAAGGCCTACGCTGCCTTGGCTGCTTTGGAGCGGCTCTTCCCTGAGGGCTCTATGGCTGAGGctgctaaaaagaaaaagggaccGCCCATG CACACTCCAGGCTTCGGCATGATGGGAGCTCCTGGAGTCGGAGACGCCGCTGCACCCaggggcagagggagaggaggacggGGTCGTGGAAGGGGCAGGGGCTTCAATAATGGAGGTGGCTACGGCCAAGGAG GTGGATTTGGAACATATGGTTACGGGAACAACGCTAACTCCGGATACA GTGACTTTGTCTCAGACTGCTATGGCTACCACGAGTTTGCGACATAG